A region of the Sulfurihydrogenibium sp. genome:
TGCATTTGGAAATGCAATTTTCATAGATGAAAATGGGAAGGAAATATATTTAGACCCAATAACTTTAACTCCAACCTCCAAAGAAAAAGGATTTAATTTGTTTTTAGATTTTCATACGAGTTATAGAGATTTTGATTATAAGGATCCAAATCTATTTGGTTCATATAAAACTTTATTGGCCGGAAATTATTTACCTGCCATGTCTTGCATTATTAAACTTGAAAATATCAGGGAAGTTGGAGCTTGGACAGAAGGGAATACATTAGAAGATTGGGAAATGTGGCTTAAACTTTCTAAAAAATATAAATTTGCGTATGTTGACAAACCGGTAGCACTTTATAGATGGCATGCAACCAATTCTGTCAAAGTGATGGCTAAAAAAACTCACTATGATGCAATAAATTTATTAAAAAAAGAAAAAAATTATGCCCTGGAAAATAATTTAAAGCATGTTTTATACATGAGTTTAATGAATCATATAGTTGGGATTAGAAATCATAGTTATAATGATTTTATTAAAGAATTATTAAAAAATATTAAAGAGCTCAAAGAGCTCAAGGATTAGAAAAAGAAAAACACACAGTTTAGATTTTAAAGCTTAAGTAATTTATTAATTACTCCAAGAAAACAAAACTATGAGAGAGATTGGCTGTGGAGGATAGCTAAAAAGTTTAGACTTATTAATTAGAAAAATAAAAGACCTCATGGAAATATTAGATAAAACGGTTAAAAATATCAATACAGGTTTATCTCTATTTCAATTAGCATCTAAAATAAATCAAAAATTCTATCCCTCTACTCTTCAAATCTAACTATGGTTACTCCAAGACCACCTTCGTGATATGGCGCATCTTCGTATTTTAGTTTAAATGGAAGTTTATCTAAGTATTCTCTCACTACATTTCTTAAAACGCCTGTTCCATAGCCATGGATTATTTTAAAAGTAGTATAACCTTC
Encoded here:
- a CDS encoding glycosyltransferase family 2 protein; translation: MEDEALKKDKNLPLVTICIPAYNHERYVGQTIQSVIDQTYENIELIIINDGSKDKTNEVIRKYIPECEKRFVRFEYRNRENKGLSATLNEAVDWAKGKYFSPIASDDVLLKDKISVLVDKLESLDDSYAAAFGNAIFIDENGKEIYLDPITLTPTSKEKGFNLFLDFHTSYRDFDYKDPNLFGSYKTLLAGNYLPAMSCIIKLENIREVGAWTEGNTLEDWEMWLKLSKKYKFAYVDKPVALYRWHATNSVKVMAKKTHYDAINLLKKEKNYALENNLKHVLYMSLMNHIVGIRNHSYNDFIKELLKNIKELKELKD